The following proteins come from a genomic window of Anabas testudineus chromosome 3, fAnaTes1.2, whole genome shotgun sequence:
- the baz2ba gene encoding bromodomain adjacent to zinc finger domain protein 2B isoform X15: MESGERLASPAPTLSAARTSSPAASSSSSSSSSSSPAPHSKSSLAPSPSALGSTLTTSGRLFGAAGEQPFIGSTLSSAFPLVNHPAFGALYTAGAGRPEFGGLGSLGMSTALAAHPQLGALSEWWRAAEAHGRGTAAFLPSFIGFPPFFTPHIQPNHSASPVQIRMPGKNSHAPPKGVNGAVNGSGVCPPTTQSGSFSAGSASVQASTKATKNSDTTNTHLSSPQNNPAEVVEKPIQKPKEKKPRKKAADNSAASNSESGTSSDSSSDGSLSSDLEDLAEDDEDDDDDDEDDEEEDKHSELSDSEKRTRKNTKVLIPSTGTAKTDRPLSGERREKKDAKARKVTSNPPTLVPLPCSVSPPALSQNSPLALHGSRSRTEPQQHFSVIQSTGLAANSKPMALLTQPRRESSPSSSPIALTTSPKALASTASPKPPKLLPSSSPQHLPLSLCSSPKPLSVPSPPRSTLPLSTSPKPFGLTSSVTSSQKSSRKSPQHTVIGAAKSNKRKLLEASLAQINEFRLKQTLMSQGQTFPADQKRHQQGPNKSPKRTSLSSSPLPPAPSATPQNNHSNLFLSSALLGLPEPHHPNGVIQSTTQDAPLALITKPRKNSASQGKSPQCDSDAGSMPVNLSTGASRTQATTHAGPQSQPPTTSPNATGHGSRKNKTPKGKGQTPGLGQGQADPLSAWKGFSQNHLVQSLVDLFRGGESGIGIPGVSIPGVGIPGVGIPGTCNPTAGLPANKESDDSGDDDDDEDDDLEEEEDDEDSDDSLSESDSNSDSDISGKKAKELKLLPSGSSKKEMTPRRLTKGPELLNTSANHTATSCSPLNLQVIKTPTIVTSSSALGYHSSPGSSSYSLASPLGLGKRKRVMDEKELMTPLELGWRRETRIKSVAGRPQGEVAYYAPCGKKLRQYPDVMKGLQWSLLKEEEVIPRILAMEGRRGRPPNSERQSAGEGAKGTRRRKGRPPNVGDPLAPEGPSPSEVKLLRKLEAQEIARQAAQMKLMRKLEKQALARAAKEARKQQAIMAAEERRKQKEQIKILKQQEKIKRIQQIRMEKELRAQQILEAKRKKKEEAANAKILEAEKRIKEKELRRQQAEILKHQELERHRLDMERERRRQHVMLMKAVEARKKAEERERLRQEKRDEKRLNKERKLEQRRLELEIARELKKPNEDMCLSDHKPLPEFSRIPGLILPGRAVSDCLMLMQFLRGFGKVLGLDLNVDVPTLGMLQEGLLNVGDSMGQVQDLLVKLLSLAVCDPGLPPGQKTKTMLGDHLTNVGINRDNVSEVLQMYMGAHCANTELAPLALSLKTKAFQAHTPAQKASILGFLANELACSKAVISEIDKNLDQMANMRKDKIIMEGKLKKLKTIYAKRTGKREASMGVEENQSVGTPSSAAKRKRKLGGDSDDDDDDDDDSDDQAEEDEDEEEEDMKKVKKVETYDEDDVDQATSLEELEKQIEKLAKQHHQTRRKLFEISHSLRSMMYGQDRYRRRYWVLPHCGGVFIEAMESGEAPEELEEERQRRRRAAEEVKVKEEPQEIELQKEKPTNHDGQSIRTQGLEQQKEDEKEHEGKKNSPALFYQQPGCVSKLCTVRDVHKDISRETVKAEGKESSHVRQNGSPMGNNTATILTSSSPTHNTSEAAVATTSSMVTADDTTNIPPPASASLAVPCLAPRESPGNTPPTSSPVPSPHLSFQANDQLLRVLTERSGHWFSLLPRNPCDLSSITTTPPGAPRMSPPQESSTPARPKSPPPSPALPLTPSAASASASPHHPAGLLNYPLSAFQVKSGGSLLGVSFGSWPSGMISPSLPLCSSPNPMLGHSLEGNTAASVSSKSESPLPRIEKTSSMPSPALEMPKSLDHSMPRPIPEEMLTGWWRVSDIEELRALVSALHTRGIREKGLQRQMQKYMEIIPQVCTKHKDVAMIELRELEESQVSVESVRGWCVEEQAMEMDIAVLQQVEELERKVTAASLQVKGWTYPDPQSEREDLVYYEHKPPTTKSMAASTNGGDKDSKDSKEHPDERGEKGGLMRHPDNPLDIAVTRLADLERNIERRYLRSPLGTTIQIRLDNVGTVTVPAPAPSTSADREGGEEEVAHGMKVWRRALSEVRSAAQLAMCIQQLQKSIAWERSIMKVYCQMCKKGDNEDLLLLCDGCDKGCHTYCHKPKITSIPEGDWYCPACISKASGPSPKSKKPPSKPVAASAGGGKKGGEAKKNGKQTGNGDVSEDDSASATSTPKKGAKDTSRKRKTEETSPVLSASNQESPVCVKRAKTARDNNRDLGLCRVLLAELERHQDAWPFLTPVNLKSVPGYKKVIKKPMDFSTIREKLVSSQYQNLETFIIDVNLVFDNCEKFNEDNSDIGRAGHNMRKFFEKRWTELLKQTN, encoded by the exons ATGGAGTCTGGAGAGCGGCTGGCCTCCCCTGCGCCCACCCTGTCTGCTGCTCGCACCTCCTCCCCTGcggcctcttcctcctcctcttcttcctcttcgtCATCCCCCGCTCCCCACTCTAAGAGCAGTCTGGCCCCGAGCCCTTCAGCACTGGGATCCACCCTCACCACCTCTG GCCGTCTGTTTGGAGCAGCAGGAGAGCAGCCATTCATTGGCTCCACATTGTCAAGTGCCTTCCCTCTGGTCAACCACCCAGCCTTCGGAGCCCTCTACACTGCCGGAGCGGGCAGGCCTGAGTTTGGAGGCCTGGGCTCCCTGGGCATGTCAACTGCTCTGGCTGCTCACCCCCAGTTAGGAGCTCTTTCTG AGTGGTGGCGAGCTGCTGAAGCCCATGGACGGGGAACTGCTGCCTTTCTCCCTTCTTTCATTGGCTTCCCTCCATTCTTCACCCCTCACATTCAGCCAAACCACAGCGCCAGTCCTGTCCAGATCAGGATGCCCGGCAAGAATAGCCATGCCCCACCCAAAG GGGTGAATGGGGCAGTGAACGGTAGTGGCGTCTGTCCTCCCACCACACAGTCAGGGAGCTTTTCTGCAGGTTCGGCCTCTGTTCAGGCATCGACCAAGGCAACCAAAAATTCAGACACCACTAATACTCACCTTAGCAGCCCTCAGAACAATCCAGCAGAAGTGGTGGAAAAGCCAATTCAGAAACCTAAAGAGAAG AAGCCACGAAAGAAGGCAGCAGACAATTCTGCGGCAAGCAACAGTGAATCAGGAACATCCTCGGACAGCTCAAGTGACGGGTCCCTCAGCAGTGATCTGGAAGACTTAgcagaggatgatgaagatgatgatgacgacgatgaggatgatgaagaagaggacaAACACAGTGAATTATCCGACTCTGAGAAGCGGACAAGGAAGaacacaaag GTTTTGATACCCAGCACTGGAACTGCAAAAACTGACAGACCACTCTCTGGGGAGCGCCGGGAAAAGAAAGACGCCAAAGCCCGGAAGGTCACCTCCAACCCCCCAACCCTTGTGCCCTTACCCTGCTCTGTCTCCCCTCCTGCCTTGTCCCAAAACTCTCCTCTGGCCCTGCACGGCTCCAGATCCCGGACAGAGCCACAGCAACACTTCAGTGTGATTCAGTCCACTGGCCTGGCTGCCAACTCAAAACCCATGGCACTCCTTACTCAGCCCCGCAGGGAGTCTTCACCGTCTTCCTCCCCCATAGCCCTCACCACATCTCCAAAGGCACTTGCCAGCACGGCATCTCCCAAACCTCCTAAACtgctgccctcctcctcccctcagcacctgcccctctctctctgctcttcccCTAAACCTCTCTCTGTTCCCTCTCCACCCCGCTCAACTCTTCCTCTGTCTACCTCCCCAAAACCTTTTGGTTTGACCTCATCTGTAACAAGCTCTCAGAAGTCCTCACGGAAGTCACCTCAGCACACCGTCATCGGCGCTGCCAAATCCAACAAAAGGAAACTGCTGGAAGCTTCACTTGCGCAGATCAATGAGTTCAGGCTCAAACAG aCTCTCATGTCCCAAGGGCAGACGTTCCCAGCTGACCAAAAGAGGCACCAGCAGGGGCCAAACAAGTCTCCCAAGAGGACGTCTCTGTCTTCATCGCCATTGCCACCCGCTCCGTCTGCTACACCCCAGAACAATCACTCCAACCTCTTCCTCTCGAGTGCCCTGCTAGGGCTCCCTGAACCACACCACCCCAATGGAGTCATCCAAAGTACCACTCAGGACGCACCTTTGGCCCTCATCACCAAACCTCGCAAAAACTCTGCCTCTCAAGGTAAGTCCCCTCAGTGTGACTCCGATGCTGGGTCCATGCCTGTCAATCTGAGCACAGGGGCGAGTAGGACCCAAGCAACTACCCATGCTGGGCCTCAGTCACAGCCCCCCACTACCTCACCCAATGCCACAGGCCATGGATCCAGGAAGAACAAGACCCCGAAGGGTAAGGGACAGACACCAGGGCTCGGGCAGGGACAAGCAGACCCTTTATCTGCCTGGAAGGGCTTCTCTCAGAACCACCTGGTACAGTCTCTAGTGGATTTGTTTCGTGGAGGAGAGTCTGGGATTGGGATTCCTGGAGTTAGTATCCCTGGAGTCGGAATTCCTGGAGTGGGGATCCCTGGTACATGTAACCCCACAGCTGGTCTCCCTGCTAACAAGGAATCTGATGACtcaggagatgatgatgatgatgaggatgatgaccttgaggaggaggaggacgatgaAGACTCAGATGATAGTCTGTCAG AGTCTGACAGCAACTCAGACAGTGACATCTCCGGAAAGAAAGCGAAGGAGCTAAAGCTGCTGCCGTCTGGATCATCTAAGAAGGAGATGACTCCCCGCAGGCTAACCAAAGGCCCAGAACTACTGAACACCTCAGCCAATCACACCGCCACCAGCTGCTCCCCTCTCAACCTACAGGTCATCAAGACTCCCACCATTGTCACCAGCTCCAGTGCCTTGGGCTATCACAGCTCTCCGGGCTCATCGTCCTACAGCCTAGCCTCTCCATTAG gcttggggaagagaaagagggtgATGGACGAGAAGGAACTAATGACTCCTCTGGAGCTGGG GTGGCGGAGAGAAACGAGAATCAAATCTGTGGCTGGGCGCCCACAGGGAGAGGTGGCCTACTACGCCCCGTGTGGCAAGAAACTAAGGCAGTACCCAGATGTGATGAAG GGTTTACAGTGGAGCCTGTTAAAGGAAGAGGAGGTCATTCCTCGTATTTTGGCGATGGAAGGCCGTAGGGGGCGCCCTCCAAATTCAGAGCGCCAGTCGGCGGGCGAAGGCGCTAAAGGTACTCGACGGAGGAAGGGGCGACCCCCTAATGTGGGTGATCCATTGGCACCTGAGGGCCCCAGTCCAAGTGAGGTCAAACTTCTGCGCAAACTAGAGGCTCAAG AAATAGCCCGACAGGCTGCACAGATGAAACTGATGAGAAAACTGGAAAAGCAGGCGCTGGCACGTGCTGCCAAAGAAGCTCGGAAACAGCAGG CTATCATGGCAGCAGAGGAGCGGAGGAAGCAGAAAGAACAGATCAAGATTCTCAAGCAGCAG gaaaagATCAAGCGTATTCAGCAGATTCGTATGGAGAAGGAACTCAGAGCACAGCAAATTTTGGAG GCCAAAcggaaaaagaaggaagaagccGCCAATGCTAAAATACTGGAGGCTGAAAAACGGATAAAG GAGAAAGAGTTGAGGAGACAGCAGGCAGAGATTCTCAAACACCAG GAGTTGGAGAGGCATAGACTAGATATG gagagggagagaaggcgGCAACATGTAATGCTGATGAAGGCTGTTGAGGCTCGCAAGAAAGCAGAG GAGCGTGAACGCTTGCGGCAGGAGAAAAGGGACGAGAAGCGTCTGAACAAAGAGCGTAAACTGGAGCAACGGAGGCTTGAGCTGGAGATAGCGAGGGAACTGAAGAAGCCAAATGAAGACATGTGTCTGTCTGATCATAAG CCTCTGCCCGAGTTCTCCCGGATTCCCGGACTTATCCTGCCAGGACGTGCCGTGTCGGACTGCCTGATGCTTATGCAGTTCCTGCGGGGCTTTGGGAAGGTTTTGGGGCTTGATTTGAATGTGGATGTGCCCACACTGGGCATGCTGCAGGAGGGCTTGCTCAATGTTGGGGACAGCATGGGCCAAGTCCAAGACCTTCTGGTCAAACTGCTTTCTCTGGCAGTCTGTGATCCTGGTTTACCTCCTGGGCAAAAG ACTAAAACCATGCTGGGGGACCACCTGACCAACGTTGGCATCAACAGGGATAATGTTTCTGAGGTGCTACAGATGTACATGGGAGCCCATTGTGCCAATACAGAACTGGCTCCTCTGGCCCTCAGTCTGAAGACTAAGGCCTTCCAGGCACACACGCCTGCTCAGAAAGCCTCAATCCTGGGTTTTCTCGCTAACGAGCTCGCCTGCAGCAAAGCCGTTATCAG TGAGATTGACAAGAACCTGGATCAGATGGCAAACATGAGGAAAGACAAGATCATTATGGAGGGAAAACTGAAGAA GTTGAAAACCATTTACGCCAAACGTACTGGGAAAAGGGAGGCCAGTATGGGTGTGGAAGAAAACCAGTCTGTTGGCACGCCTTCCTCTGCCGCCAAGCGCAAGAGAAAGTTGGGTGgagacagtgatgatgatgacgacgacgatGACGACAGCGATGACCAGGCagaggaggacgaggatgaggaggaggaagacatgAAGAAGGTTAAAAAGGTGGAGACATATGatgag GATGATGTTGACCAGGCCACCAGTCTCgaggagctggagaaacagATAGAGAAATTAGCCaag CAACATCATCAGACCAGAAGAAAGCTGTTTGAGATATCTCATTCTCTGCGCTCCATGATGTATGGCCAGGACCGTTACCGCCGCCGATACTGGGTGCTTCCCCACTGTGGAGGAGTCTTCATTGAAGCCATGGAGAGTGGCGAAG CTCCAGAGGAACTCGAGGAGGAgcgacagaggaggaggagagcagcagaggaggtcAAGGTCAAAGAAGAACCTCAGGAGATTGAGTTGCAGAAGGAGAAACCCACCAACCATGATGGGCAGAGCATCCGAACACAAGGCTTAGAGCAACAGAAAGAAGACGAAAAGGAGCACGAAGGGAAGAAAAACTCCCCGGCTCTCTTCTACCAGCAACCAGGCTGTGTATCCAAACTGTGCACAGTCCGCGATGTGCACAAGGACATTAGCAGAGAAACTGTGAAGGCAGAGGGCAAGGAGAGTTCCCATGTGAGACAGAACGGCAGCCCCATGGGCAATAACACTGCTACCATACTAACATCATCCTCCCCTACTCATAATACCTCTGAGGCAGCAGTAGCAACAACCTCCTCCATGGTGACTGCTGATGACACTACAAACATCCCTCCCCCAGCCTCAGCTTCTTTAGCCGTACCTTGTCTAGCCCCACGTGAAAGCCCAGGGAACACCCCTCCAACTTCATCCCCTGTCCCATCTCCACACCTCTCATTCCAAGCCAACGACCAGCTGCTCAGAGTCCTGACAGAGAGGAGCGGACACTGGTTCAGTCTGCTCCCACGCAACCCCTGTGACCTCTCTTCCATCACCACAACTCCTCCAGGAGCACCCCGCATGTCTCCTCCTCAGGAGTCCTCCACTCCAGCCAGACCCAAGTCCCCACCTCCGTCCCCTGCCCTGCCTCTAACACCTTCTGCTGCCTCAGCCTCTGCCAGCCCACACCACCCAGCTGGCCTCCTCAACTACCCACTATCAGCCTTCCAG GTTAAGTCAGGTGGTTCATTGCTAGGAGTTTCTTTTGGGAGCTGGCCCAGCGGTATGATTAGTCCCAGCCTGCCTCTGTGCAGCAGCCCCAACCCCATGCTGGGTCATTCTCTAGagggaaacacagcagcaagtGTCTCCAGTAAGAGTGAATCACCTTTACCTCGCATTGAGAAAACTTCATCCATGCCCTCTCCTGCTCTGGAAATGCCCAAATCCCTTGACCACTCCATGCCTCGGCCCATCCCAGAAG AGATGCTGACAGGGTGGTGGCGGGTGTCTGACATTGAAGAGCTGAGGGCTTTAGTCAGTGCTCTCCACACCCGAGGCATCAGAGAGAAGGGCCTCCAGAGGCAGATGCAGAAATACATGGAAATCATCCCCCAGGTCTGCACCAAACACAAAGACG TGGCCATGATCGAGCTGCGTGAACTGGAGGAAAGCCAGGTCAGTGTGGAGTCGGTGCGAGGCTGGTGTGTTGAGGAGCAGGCTATGGAGATGGACATTGCTGTGCTGCAACAGGTAGAGGAACTGGAGAGGAAGGTCACAGCAGCCAGCCTGCAAGTGAAG GGCTGGACATATCCTGACCCTCAGTCTGAGAGGGAGGACCTGGTGTATTACGAGCACAAGCCCCCCACCACCAAATCCATGGCAGCGTCCACAAACGGAGGAGACAAGGACTCCAAGGACTCCAAGGAGCATCCAGATGAGCGAGGAGAGAAGGGCGGGTTGATGCGTCACCCGGACAACCCGTTGGACATAGCAGTGACACGTCTGGCTGATCTGGAACGCAACATCGAGAGAAGGTACCTGAGGAGCCCCTTAGGTACCACCATTCAGATCAGGCTGGATAATGTGGGTACGGTCACTGTCCCTGCCCCCGCCCCATCCACTAGTGCTGACAGGGAAGG TGGTGAGGAAGAAGTGGCCCATGGGATGAAGGTTTGGAGAAGGGCCTTGAGTGAAGTGCGCAGTGCTGCCCAGTTGGCCATGTGTATCCAGCAACTGCAGAAGTCTATCGCCTGGGAGCGTTCCATCATGAAAGTG TACTGTCAGATGTGCAAGAAGGGAGATAATGAGGAccttctcctgctgtgtgatgGCTGTGACAAAGGCTGCCACACTTACTGTCACAAACCCAAGATTACCAGTATCCCAGAGGGTGACTGGTACTGCCCAGCCTGCATATCCAAG GCAAGTGGTCCATCCCCAAAAAGCAAAAAACCTCCAAGCAAACCAGTAGCAGCCAGTGCAGGAGGTGGTAAGAAAGGTGGAGAGGCGAAGAAGAATGGGAAGCAGACAGGCAATGGCGATGTGTCTGAGGATGACTCAGCCAGTGCCACCAGCACGCCCAAGAAAGGTGCAAAAGACAccagcaggaagaggaaaacagaggagacCTCCCCTGTTCTGTCAGCATCCAATCAGGAGAGCCCTGTATGTGTGAAGCGAGCCAAGACGGCTAGAGACAACAACAGGGACTTGGGTTTATGCAG GGTACTCCTTGCTGAGTTGGAGCGGCATCAGGATGCATGGCCTTTTCTCACTCCCGTCAACCTGAAATCGGTCCCTGGCTACAAGAAGGTCATCAAGAAGCCGATGGACTTCTCCACTATACGTGAGAAGCTTGTGAGCAGCCA gtatCAAAACCTGGAGACTTTCATCATTGACGTTAACTTGGTTTTTGATAACTGCGAAAAATTCAATGAAGACAACTC